The following proteins are encoded in a genomic region of Arachis stenosperma cultivar V10309 chromosome 4, arast.V10309.gnm1.PFL2, whole genome shotgun sequence:
- the LOC130973178 gene encoding UDP-glycosyltransferase 74G1-like has protein sequence MGEKSIARKPPHCLVLSYPFQGHINPMLQFSKLLVHEGVKVTLATTRFFIKNLHNNSNNNLPPSISLESISDGCDNGGIQEAGGSYNAYIQRFWQVGPQSLVDLLEKLAKLGNPVDCIIYNSFLSWALDVAKRFGIVGASYFTHSMAVNSIFYHVHLGKIKVPVIEDEVSLPSMPKLQLGDLPSFFLTYEEDGPVLEMLKGQFSNLDKADWVFCNAIYELDKEVVDWTTKIWPKYRTIGPNIPSKFLDKRVKEDEEYDVAQFKSEDYCIEWLADKPKGSVIYVSFGSMVPFDEEQLREIAYGLRNSDRYFLWVVRASEETKLPKDFVKKSEKGLIVTWCSQLKVLAHEAIACFVTHCGWNSVLEALSLGVPTIAIPKWADQSTNAKYIEDVWKVGTRVPIDEKRIVRREDLNNCIKEMMESEKGEEIKRNAIEWRTLMTRAASEGGSSHKNVIEFVNSLFSL, from the exons ATGGGTGAGAAAAGTATAGCCAGAAAACCACCCCATTGTTTGGTCTTATCATATCCATTTCAAGGTCACATAAACCCCATGCTTCAATTCTCCAAGCTCTTGGTACATGAAGGAGTCAAAGTAACCTTAGCCACCACACGTTTCTTCATCAAGAACTTGCACAATAATAGTAACAATAACTTGCCTCCTTCTATATCACTTGAATCAATCTCTGATGGGTGTGACAATGGTGGTATTCAAGAAGCTGGTGGAAGCTACAATGCCTATATACAACGTTTTTGGCAAGTTGGTCCACAAAGTCTCGTTGATCTTCTAGAGAAGCTTGCTAAATTAGGAAACCCTGTAGATTGTATAATCTATAATTCATTTCTATCATGGGCACTAGATGTTGCCAAAAGATTTGGCATAGTTGGTGCTTCTTATTTCACTCATAGTATGGCTGTGAATAGCATATTCTATCATGTTCATTTGGGAAAGATTAAGGTTCCTGTAATTGAGGATGAGGTTTCACTTCCTTCTATGCCTAAACTTCAACTTGGGGACTTGCCTTCTTTCTTCTTGACATATGAAGAAGATGGACCTGTGCTTGAGATGCTAAAGGGTCAATTCTCCAACTTGGACAAAGCTGATTGGGTTTTCTGCAATGCAATCTATGAGCTTGATAAGGAG GTTGTTGATTGGACAACAAAGATTTGGCCAAAGTATAGAACCATAGGACCAAATATCCCATCTAAGTTCTTGGATAAGAGAGtcaaagaagatgaagaatatGATGTTGCACAATTCAAAAGTGAAGATTATTGTATAGAATGGCTAGCAGATAAACCAAAAGGGTCAGTTATTTATGTGTCATTTGGGAGCATGGTTCCTTTTGATGAGGAACAATTGAGAGAAATAGCTTATGGTTTGAGAAATAGTGATAGGTACTTCTTGTGGGTGGTTAGAGCTTCTGAAGAGACTAAATTACCAAAAGACTTTGTAAAGAAATCAGAAAAGGGTTTGATAGTAACATGGTGCTCCCAATTGAAGGTTCTAGCACATGAGGCTATAGCATGTTTTGTGACACATTGTGGTTGGAATTCTGTATTGGAAGCTTTGAGCTTAGGAGTTCCAACCATTGCAATTCCAAAATGGGCAGATCAAAGTACAAATGCAAAGTATATTGAAGATGTTTGGAAAGTGGGAACTAGAGTTCCAATTGATGAGAAGCGGATTGTGAGAAGAGAAGATTTGAACAATTGTATAAAGGAAATGATGGAAAGTGAGAAAGGggaagagataaagagaaatgCCATTGAGTGGAGAACTTTGATGACAAGAGCTGCTAGTGAGGGTGGAAGCTCCCATAAAAATGTTATTGAATTTGTAAATAGCTTATTTTCTCTGTAA